The Methanosarcina barkeri str. Wiesmoor DNA segment CTGAACTCAAAATCCGCAGGGATGGCATTTACAAGGTATTCCGAATGAGGTATTTTCTCTATTGACTCTACCTTTCTGTATACTCTGAAATTTGTCCCGAATTTAAAACCGGTTTTGACCACATGCCCCGAATCCCTGAGATTTTTATATGCACTGTACTTTCTCAGGAAAAAGCTTTCAATCTCCGAAGCTTTCTCGATAAATTCGTCAAATGAAAACACTTTACCTTTCCTGTCCCGAACCGTTATTATGCCTCTGGAAAAGAGGTAAAGGGATTCGACCAGGGAAAGTTGCAGCCTCTCGGAATCCAGCATTTTTCCGTAAAAACCCCTTTTATAGAGAGTTTCCGAAGCCTGAGCATCCCAGGCTATTACCCTGTCTTCCAGGAAAGTAGCATCGGTTTTGATGGCAGGATATGGCTCAGTCATTTCTCCTTTGGGAACTGCGGTTTTAACCTCATAGAAGGTAAGGTCACTTTCTTCATCCACCACAGCAAGGATAAACTGCTTATGCACGTTCTCTGCCGAGATAACTGAGTCCTGAAGAAGTTTTACGGGAAGGAGCTGCCTTTCAGACTGGACATGAACAAAAATTCTTGCTGCACTTTTACCTGGGTGGCTGCCTCTGGGATATACCCGGAAATCCGCAGCTGATGGCTGAACATAATACCCTCTTTCTTTAAGGTCCTTATAAACTATATATTTCAGCTCAAAATTCGGCTGCCTCAAAGAAGCCTGTTCGAAAAAGTATCTGAAATCGAGCATTGTGCCTTCGAGTTCGATCTCGAGCTTTCCTCTGGACAGAAGAAAAGCAGCTTCTACAAGCGAGAGTTCAAGCCCTTCGCCTTTAGGACGCCCGAAGTAACCTGTTTTATAAAATTCGGCTACCGCTTCCTTTTCGGCAAGGACCCGGTCTCCTTTAAGTTGTGTTTTCAATAGATTCACCTGAAAAGAAAATGAAATGAAAATAAGTTCTTTACCAGTCTGGCTTGCTGTAGTCTAATTTGTTATAGCGTAATTTCTCTTAATTTAGATTCTCATAAAATAATTTGCTATTAAAATAATTTATTATTAAAATAATTTATTATTAAAATAATTTATTATTAATATAATTTGTTATAATCAGTTTGTCGTGATTGATCTGTTGTAATCTACTCTATTGTAATCTACTCTGTTGTAACCTACTCTATTGTAGTCTACTATTGTAATCTAAATTGTTATAATCGATTAATATAATATTGCTTTTTCGACCTGCATATAGAAGGGTAGTGTTTGCATGCACTACGGAAGGAGCTTTCAAACATCACGGAAGAACCCTGGAATCCCTAAAATTTCGTGCAGCCTCGACAAGTGAGCTTGCAAACTCTCTGTACGCAACTCCGTGCAGGTGGGCATACGAGCCCAGGGTATTTCCAGAAATAAGCCCGTCCATACCGTTCTTTATGCCTGTACCTCTTGACAGGGTTATTGCAAATTCAGCATCCTCAGGAATTTCCCTTATTTCAGAATGGTGGAATTCGTGTCCCTTGAAACTGTTGTATTTTTTCCCGAGAAGGCAGTCCTTATTAAGGGTCCCGATATTGTAGCTGACCACTCTTGTCTGTCCCATTATAGTATGCCCTGGTAGGGCTCCAACCATTGAATATGTAGATTCCGGCATTGAGGCATCGTGATAGGTACCTTTTCCGGGGACGCCTGTGCTTATTTTTTCCGTAAGGTACATAAGCCCTCCGCACTCGGCATAAATAGGCATGCCTGCAGCAGAAGCCTTTTTGATATCCTGGCGCATGGACTCGTTAGCTTCAAGTTCGGCTGCAAAGAGTTCGGGGTAACCTCCTCCGATGTAGAGCCCATCAACCTCTGGAAGTGAGGCGTCTTTAACAGGGCTAAAGTAAACGATTTCTGCGCCTGCAAGATTTAGAAGATCGATGTTATCGCGATAGTAAAAGTTGAAAGCCTCATCAAGGGCGACCCCTATCTTTGGCCTGGGTGCTCCGGGATCAGAAACCGAAGAAAAAACGCTATTTTC contains these protein-coding regions:
- the endA gene encoding tRNA-intron lyase, with the translated sequence MKTQLKGDRVLAEKEAVAEFYKTGYFGRPKGEGLELSLVEAAFLLSRGKLEIELEGTMLDFRYFFEQASLRQPNFELKYIVYKDLKERGYYVQPSAADFRVYPRGSHPGKSAARIFVHVQSERQLLPVKLLQDSVISAENVHKQFILAVVDEESDLTFYEVKTAVPKGEMTEPYPAIKTDATFLEDRVIAWDAQASETLYKRGFYGKMLDSERLQLSLVESLYLFSRGIITVRDRKGKVFSFDEFIEKASEIESFFLRKYSAYKNLRDSGHVVKTGFKFGTNFRVYRKVESIEKIPHSEYLVNAIPADFEFRLSVMSGAVRLANSVRKKMLFAVEKDEEIEYLDISRTKM